One segment of Megachile rotundata isolate GNS110a chromosome 4, iyMegRotu1, whole genome shotgun sequence DNA contains the following:
- the LOC100875829 gene encoding F-box only protein 21 isoform X1 has translation MACDAMTSLPEEIVVYILEDKRLNFLDVINFSLSCKHLHKIVNDSNKLWKNKFFQRWPLLKEAYQENKKLENQQLIWKEEIKVSLNTRKKLMYHLSMMSSKHYWKQELSDIEFKEFVPLFRPEEGAHPLGYYYLMDELMNLIKYPAKASNLTHRYYALKVIRYLKQTHLKNEWQKFISLPRNEQTLERGATIVAQWSQPEKDLSYSSISSALDNIAEQTKELLKEQYPSHTIFSTPAEQFNYWKNHIIDDNQWSISETKQVTDALCEVLFKKLGFYGNSEMYYLLETSFIDCVLEEKRGIPITLAIVFESVARRLGIRCEPVSFPSHFLLRWKETYGPNARNTENFYIDVFNGGEFLTKRDCPRIGVSRCPIEKYNIHEPATAVEVITRMASNIEIAARQHTRINRRTARLRSALELRYMIEPSDADIILQLGRIYLLQHMDLTELVKILENMQKDLELTSRGQASIISQTFKTLQEYQKNLQLKKEIEPKERVPEVKYAIGLIMEHKILRYLCVITGWDTRCMASTEWMNEMNVDELTHGADQPFYNVFVNDGSCHYVAQENLQLASNPDWISHHAIGRYFCKFNNTHYVPNEEKASEYPGDEKVRDELLAAHMQSNV, from the exons ATGGCATGTGACGCAATGACATCATTACCTGAAGAGATTGTCGTGTATATTTTGGAAGATAAACGGCTTAACTTCTTGGATGTGATTAATTTCAGTTTGTCATGCAAACACTTGCACAAAATTGTCAACGACAGTAACAAACTTTGgaagaataaattttttcaaag ATGGCCACTTCTAAAAGAAGCATATcaagaaaacaaaaaattagagaatcaaCAATTGATTtggaaagaagaaataaaagttAGTCTAAATACCAGGAAGAAGTTAATGTATCATTTATCTATGATGTCCAGTAAACATTATTGGAAGCAGGAATTATCTGACATTGAATTTAAAGAGTTTGTTCCTTTATTTCGCCCAGAAGAAGGTGCTCATCCATTAGGCTATTATTATCTTATGGATGAACTCATGAATTTGATCAAATATCCTGCTAA AGCAAGCAATTTAACACATAGATATTATGCTCTTAAAGTTATTCGATATTTGAAACAAACTCACTTAAAAAATGAGTGGCAGAAATTTATATCTTTACCAAGAAATGAGCAAACGTTAGAACGTGGTGCAACTATTGTAGCACAGTGGAGCCAGCCTGAAAAGGATTTGTCATACTCATCAATATCATCGGCTTTAGATAATATTGCGGAGCAAACCAAAGAACTACTCAAAGAGCAATATCCAAGTCATACTATATTTTCAACTCCAGCAGAACAATTTAATTATTGGAAGAATCATATTATAGATGACAATCAGTGGAGCATTTCAGAAACAAAACAAGTAACAGATGCACTTTGTGAAGTATTATTCAAAAAATTAGGATTTTATGGAAATAGTGAGATgtactatttattagaaacatcATTTATAGATTGT GTTTTAGAAGAAAAACGTGGAATTCCTATAACTTTAGCAATAGTGTTTGAAAGTGTTGCTCGAAGACTTGGTATACGTTGTGAACCTGTTAGTTTCCCATCACATTTTTTGTTACGATGGAAGGAAACATA tggCCCAAATGCAAGGAATACAGAAAACTTTTATATTGATGTTTTTAATGGTGGCGAATTTCTAACTAAGAGAGATTGTCCTAGAATTGGTGTTTCTAGATGCCCAATAGAAAAATACAATATCCATGAACCAGCAACTGCTGTAGAG GTGATAACGCGAATGGCAAGCAATATAGAAATAGCTGCTAGACAACATACTCGTATAAATAGGAGAACTGCAAGACTTCGTTCGGCTCTTGAACTTCGATACATGATAGAACCAAGTGATGCAGATATAATTTTGCAGTTAGGTCGTATATATCTGTTACAGCATATGGATTTAACTgaattagtaaaaatattagAGAACATGCAAAAG GATTTAGAATTGACATCAAGAGGACAAGCAAGTATTATTTCACAGACATTTAAAACACTTCAGGAATatcaaaaaaatttacaattgaaG AAAGAAATAGAACCCAAGGAAAGAGTACCAGAAGTAAAATACGCGATAGGGCTAATAATGGAGCATAAAATACTTAGATACTTGTGTGTAATAACAGGATGGGATACACGTTGTATGGCATCTACAGAGTGGATGAATGAAATGAATGTAGATGAACTAACTCACGGTGCAGATCAACCGTTTTATAATGTTTTTGTAAATGATGGATCGTGTCATTATGTAGCCCAAG aaaatttgcaactAGCCTCGAATCCGGATTGGATAAGTCATCATGCAATTGGAAggtatttttgcaaatttaataatactcaTTATGTACCAAATGAAGAAAAAGCGAGTGAGTATCCAGGCGATGAAAAAGTTCGCGATGAATTACTTGCTGCTCACATGCAAAGTAATGTgtaa
- the LOC100875829 gene encoding F-box only protein 21 isoform X2 produces MACDAMTSLPEEIVVYILEDKRLNFLDVINFSLSCKHLHKIVNDSNKLWKNKFFQRWPLLKEAYQENKKLENQQLIWKEEIKVSLNTRKKLMYHLSMMSSKHYWKQELSDIEFKEFVPLFRPEEGAHPLGYYYLMDELMNLIKYPAKASNLTHRYYALKVIRYLKQTHLKNEWQKFISLPRNEQTLERGATIVAQWSQPEKDLSYSSISSALDNIAEQTKELLKEQYPSHTIFSTPAEQFNYWKNHIIDDNQWSISETKQVTDALCEVLFKKLGFYGNSEMYYLLETSFIDCVLEEKRGIPITLAIVFESVARRLGIRCEPVSFPSHFLLRWKETYGPNARNTENFYIDVFNGGEFLTKRDCPRIGVSRCPIEKYNIHEPATAVEVITRMASNIEIAARQHTRINRRTARLRSALELRYMIEPSDADIILQLGRIYLLQHMDLTELVKILENMQKDLELTSRGQASIISQTFKTLQEYQKNLQLKKEIEPKERVPEVKYAIGLIMEHKILRYLCVITGWDTRCMASTEWMNEMNVDELTHGADQPFYNVFVNDGSCHYVAQENLQLASNPDWISHHAIGR; encoded by the exons ATGGCATGTGACGCAATGACATCATTACCTGAAGAGATTGTCGTGTATATTTTGGAAGATAAACGGCTTAACTTCTTGGATGTGATTAATTTCAGTTTGTCATGCAAACACTTGCACAAAATTGTCAACGACAGTAACAAACTTTGgaagaataaattttttcaaag ATGGCCACTTCTAAAAGAAGCATATcaagaaaacaaaaaattagagaatcaaCAATTGATTtggaaagaagaaataaaagttAGTCTAAATACCAGGAAGAAGTTAATGTATCATTTATCTATGATGTCCAGTAAACATTATTGGAAGCAGGAATTATCTGACATTGAATTTAAAGAGTTTGTTCCTTTATTTCGCCCAGAAGAAGGTGCTCATCCATTAGGCTATTATTATCTTATGGATGAACTCATGAATTTGATCAAATATCCTGCTAA AGCAAGCAATTTAACACATAGATATTATGCTCTTAAAGTTATTCGATATTTGAAACAAACTCACTTAAAAAATGAGTGGCAGAAATTTATATCTTTACCAAGAAATGAGCAAACGTTAGAACGTGGTGCAACTATTGTAGCACAGTGGAGCCAGCCTGAAAAGGATTTGTCATACTCATCAATATCATCGGCTTTAGATAATATTGCGGAGCAAACCAAAGAACTACTCAAAGAGCAATATCCAAGTCATACTATATTTTCAACTCCAGCAGAACAATTTAATTATTGGAAGAATCATATTATAGATGACAATCAGTGGAGCATTTCAGAAACAAAACAAGTAACAGATGCACTTTGTGAAGTATTATTCAAAAAATTAGGATTTTATGGAAATAGTGAGATgtactatttattagaaacatcATTTATAGATTGT GTTTTAGAAGAAAAACGTGGAATTCCTATAACTTTAGCAATAGTGTTTGAAAGTGTTGCTCGAAGACTTGGTATACGTTGTGAACCTGTTAGTTTCCCATCACATTTTTTGTTACGATGGAAGGAAACATA tggCCCAAATGCAAGGAATACAGAAAACTTTTATATTGATGTTTTTAATGGTGGCGAATTTCTAACTAAGAGAGATTGTCCTAGAATTGGTGTTTCTAGATGCCCAATAGAAAAATACAATATCCATGAACCAGCAACTGCTGTAGAG GTGATAACGCGAATGGCAAGCAATATAGAAATAGCTGCTAGACAACATACTCGTATAAATAGGAGAACTGCAAGACTTCGTTCGGCTCTTGAACTTCGATACATGATAGAACCAAGTGATGCAGATATAATTTTGCAGTTAGGTCGTATATATCTGTTACAGCATATGGATTTAACTgaattagtaaaaatattagAGAACATGCAAAAG GATTTAGAATTGACATCAAGAGGACAAGCAAGTATTATTTCACAGACATTTAAAACACTTCAGGAATatcaaaaaaatttacaattgaaG AAAGAAATAGAACCCAAGGAAAGAGTACCAGAAGTAAAATACGCGATAGGGCTAATAATGGAGCATAAAATACTTAGATACTTGTGTGTAATAACAGGATGGGATACACGTTGTATGGCATCTACAGAGTGGATGAATGAAATGAATGTAGATGAACTAACTCACGGTGCAGATCAACCGTTTTATAATGTTTTTGTAAATGATGGATCGTGTCATTATGTAGCCCAAG aaaatttgcaactAGCCTCGAATCCGGATTGGATAAGTCATCATGCAATTGGAAg ATGA